In the Deinococcus radiophilus genome, one interval contains:
- a CDS encoding ABC transporter substrate-binding protein codes for MNKKLLLLLTGTLLLAACNDNTTTETTTTTTDTASTDAASTDAATDTAAEGTAAPVQASADTLVVQQSADIPTLDPGTTYDTSSGQVVENLYETLVTYDGASLTDMVPSLATEWEEVNDGLQYRFTLRDGVKFHTGNDMTCADAEYSFQRNLVTNTGSSGNWFLSESLLGTPANANDDEDGLVTWEAIDNSVQCEDNVLVFNLPKVDPSFVSKLAYTGQSIVDSKHAIEIGEWDGTEATWKDAVGKELEGSPLSQEPSGTGPFKLQSRDASTIVVQRFDDYWGEAPALKTVVLQIVPEESSRNQAFLNGDADIVEVAGGRPFIEDQLAGQPGVAIIDNLPDTYVFGISMNQSVDDPVNLGSGKLDGQGIPADFFSDINVRKGFIAAFDPQVMIDQVQNGKGTPRNFMLPDTFMGYDPALPAAQFDLAAAEEYLKQAWGGQVWENGFTINASSRQGNVAHQTMMEMLKTNLEQMNPKFKINLTQKQWSEILADAREGKEALTVATWAPDYADPDNFVYTFYHTNGYYNVRTGINDPEIDKMIEEARSITDVPQREALYRQIAERAMDQGLFIMMPTNPQIRAVRDNLQGVSEETYNPMRAFNMGVLWKDISKN; via the coding sequence ATGAACAAGAAACTGCTGCTGCTGCTGACCGGCACCCTTTTGCTGGCAGCTTGTAACGACAATACGACCACCGAAACCACCACGACCACCACGGATACGGCCAGCACCGACGCCGCCAGCACCGACGCAGCGACCGATACGGCGGCTGAGGGAACGGCGGCCCCAGTTCAGGCTTCGGCAGACACCCTGGTCGTCCAGCAGTCGGCAGATATTCCTACCCTGGACCCTGGCACCACCTATGACACCAGCTCCGGGCAGGTCGTGGAGAACCTCTACGAAACATTGGTCACCTATGACGGCGCCAGCCTGACCGACATGGTTCCCTCGCTTGCCACCGAGTGGGAAGAGGTCAATGACGGGCTGCAGTACCGCTTTACCTTGCGCGACGGCGTGAAGTTCCACACCGGCAACGACATGACCTGCGCCGACGCCGAGTACTCGTTCCAGCGCAACCTGGTGACCAACACCGGGTCCAGCGGAAACTGGTTCCTGTCGGAGTCTTTGCTGGGCACGCCCGCCAATGCCAACGATGATGAAGACGGCCTGGTCACCTGGGAAGCCATCGACAACTCTGTGCAGTGCGAAGACAACGTGTTGGTCTTCAATTTGCCCAAGGTGGACCCCTCCTTCGTGTCCAAGCTGGCCTATACCGGTCAGAGCATCGTGGACAGCAAGCACGCCATTGAAATCGGAGAGTGGGACGGAACCGAAGCCACCTGGAAAGACGCTGTGGGCAAAGAGCTGGAAGGCAGCCCGCTGTCACAGGAGCCCAGCGGTACTGGCCCCTTTAAGCTGCAGAGCCGCGACGCCAGCACCATCGTGGTGCAGCGCTTCGATGATTACTGGGGTGAGGCTCCGGCCCTCAAGACCGTGGTCCTACAGATCGTCCCTGAGGAGTCCTCGCGCAATCAGGCCTTCCTCAACGGCGATGCAGATATCGTCGAAGTGGCGGGCGGACGCCCCTTTATCGAAGACCAGTTGGCCGGACAGCCAGGTGTGGCGATCATCGACAACCTGCCGGACACCTACGTCTTCGGCATCTCCATGAACCAGAGTGTGGACGATCCGGTCAACCTGGGCAGTGGCAAGCTGGACGGCCAGGGCATTCCCGCTGACTTCTTCAGTGATATCAACGTGCGTAAAGGCTTTATCGCTGCCTTCGATCCACAGGTCATGATTGATCAGGTCCAAAACGGCAAAGGCACGCCACGCAACTTCATGTTGCCTGACACCTTCATGGGCTATGACCCGGCACTGCCTGCGGCGCAGTTCGACCTGGCCGCCGCCGAGGAGTACCTCAAACAGGCCTGGGGTGGTCAGGTCTGGGAAAATGGCTTTACCATCAATGCTTCCTCACGTCAGGGCAACGTGGCCCACCAGACCATGATGGAAATGCTCAAAACCAACCTTGAGCAAATGAACCCCAAGTTCAAGATCAACCTGACCCAGAAGCAGTGGAGCGAGATTCTCGCGGATGCCCGCGAGGGTAAAGAAGCGCTGACGGTGGCCACCTGGGCCCCTGATTATGCTGACCCGGACAACTTCGTGTACACCTTCTACCACACCAACGGCTACTACAACGTCCGCACCGGTATCAACGATCCGGAGATTGACAAGATGATCGAAGAAGCACGTTCGATCACCGATGTGCCCCAGCGTGAAGCGCTGTACCGCCAGATTGCAGAGCGGGCGATGGACCAGGGCCTCTTCATCATGATGCCCACCAACCCGCAGATTCGCGCCGTCCGCGACAACCTGCAGGGCGTGAGCGAGGAAACCTACAATCCGATGCGCGCATTCAATATGGGCGTGCTGTGGAAAGACATCAGCAAGAACTGA
- a CDS encoding right-handed parallel beta-helix repeat-containing protein — MTDPVRPLPPLVPGDWAGDFEVTTVRDVTSLPPYQVQRYSVRPRQGEDTLVLRRITPPPPGAHAEASWLAEVAGRSAAERLPFDRAVAAWSDSGASYLVRAERHGQTLETYLRSAPPLDAADGEALARGLLSALGPLHTQGLHLNGLSAAHIWLDQSGTVGLRDLWSALSGGGSVSEDLQRLGQLLRVSTAHTGGTPLGRLLDALQAPAGAGLPISAGAALRLLDRAADPAVTALDTVIATAAASVEQIPPAHPTASPAPRPLWPRLLPLALLLAAGIGLMLALPTLRDLASQSAAFTPNSAAIQETEEAASGVPADAEAPATPGRQVMTLPTPLNLRPAANTNGEPLAVIPGQSLLDVLSDKGGWSKVRYGELTGWVSNEYVLPVLPGAEVTALMSAADQGGRVTLARGVYLLSQPLELTLDTELIGQGADQTYLIGSQGQSAISVRDSRLLLRDLSVLWNGTSPGQAVRIDRGHFQGESIVLSGGRENDADRSQGSGLWLRAGALGEVSGSSLVRNAIGISVTEDSRVVLTDSDLRANRFAGALLDGRSSGTISGSRIEGNNEDGVVIGGEATPELQGNRIRGNGQRGVEISGAATPTLRGNQIEGGQFSIGVGGSAQPTLLDNTLTGAADTALLYRTQAGGTAEGNTIEGTQTGIRVSEAAAPTLRGNRIQASRGEGLNYSEDAGGSAENNQIEGSVGSGILVAGNAAPRLDSNQVRGGRGSGLIYLGNSGGEATRNVLEGNAEHGAVIKGEARPQLIQNALRGNAAYGLVFKEAAGGGGERNLCEGNRSGPALVQLNPQAFGPSFGRDDCMDGVRWPPPVPPQPAAPKTPSNGTAGQETPAPSAPPAQAPTPPAVPVTPAEPAPAPAAPASTPPLPTSPAVPATPAPTSTP; from the coding sequence ATGACCGATCCCGTGCGCCCCCTCCCCCCTCTGGTTCCTGGCGACTGGGCCGGCGACTTCGAGGTGACCACTGTGCGCGATGTCACCTCTCTGCCGCCTTACCAGGTGCAGCGCTACAGTGTGCGTCCCCGTCAGGGTGAAGACACGCTGGTGTTGCGCCGCATCACACCGCCGCCGCCGGGTGCCCATGCCGAGGCCTCCTGGCTGGCCGAAGTCGCTGGCCGCTCCGCAGCCGAGCGCCTCCCGTTCGACCGGGCCGTGGCGGCGTGGAGTGATTCCGGGGCCAGCTATCTGGTCCGTGCTGAGCGGCATGGGCAGACGCTGGAAACTTATCTGCGTTCCGCTCCACCACTGGACGCAGCTGACGGTGAGGCACTGGCCCGTGGGCTGCTTTCGGCGCTGGGGCCTCTGCACACCCAGGGCCTGCACCTGAACGGCCTGAGTGCCGCGCACATCTGGCTGGATCAAAGCGGGACCGTGGGTTTGCGTGACCTCTGGAGTGCCCTGAGCGGTGGCGGCAGCGTGAGCGAGGATTTGCAGCGGCTGGGGCAGCTGCTACGGGTCAGCACAGCGCACACGGGCGGCACACCATTGGGACGGCTGCTGGACGCCCTGCAAGCCCCAGCAGGAGCTGGCCTGCCCATCTCGGCAGGCGCAGCGCTGCGGTTGCTGGACCGGGCCGCAGACCCGGCGGTCACGGCACTGGACACGGTGATCGCCACTGCTGCTGCTTCGGTGGAGCAAATTCCACCTGCTCACCCCACCGCCTCCCCAGCGCCACGCCCCCTCTGGCCCCGCCTGCTCCCGCTGGCGCTGCTGTTGGCGGCTGGAATCGGACTGATGCTGGCGCTGCCGACCCTCCGTGATCTGGCCTCTCAGAGCGCAGCGTTTACGCCCAACTCCGCGGCGATCCAGGAAACAGAGGAAGCTGCCTCCGGAGTCCCTGCTGACGCCGAGGCTCCTGCCACCCCTGGACGCCAGGTCATGACCCTTCCGACCCCTCTGAACCTGCGTCCAGCGGCCAACACCAACGGCGAACCGCTGGCGGTGATTCCCGGACAGAGTCTGCTGGATGTCCTTTCAGACAAAGGAGGCTGGAGCAAGGTGCGCTACGGCGAGCTCACCGGGTGGGTGAGCAACGAGTATGTGCTGCCTGTTCTACCAGGGGCGGAGGTCACGGCGCTGATGTCTGCGGCCGACCAGGGTGGCCGCGTGACCCTGGCACGCGGGGTCTATCTGCTCAGCCAGCCACTGGAACTCACCCTTGATACCGAGCTGATCGGGCAGGGCGCGGACCAGACCTACCTGATCGGCAGCCAAGGACAGAGTGCCATATCGGTACGTGATTCTCGGCTGCTGCTGCGTGACCTGAGTGTGCTGTGGAATGGTACTTCACCCGGCCAGGCCGTGCGGATAGACCGGGGCCACTTTCAGGGTGAAAGTATCGTCCTGAGCGGGGGCCGCGAGAACGACGCCGACCGCTCACAAGGCAGTGGCCTGTGGCTGCGGGCGGGAGCATTGGGAGAAGTCTCAGGCAGTTCGCTGGTCCGCAACGCCATCGGCATCAGCGTGACTGAGGACAGCCGCGTGGTTCTCACTGACTCGGACCTGCGCGCCAACCGCTTTGCTGGGGCGCTGCTGGATGGCCGCAGCAGTGGTACGATCAGCGGCAGCCGGATAGAGGGCAACAATGAGGATGGCGTGGTCATCGGCGGCGAGGCCACCCCGGAACTGCAAGGCAACCGTATTCGGGGCAATGGTCAGCGGGGAGTAGAAATCAGCGGCGCAGCCACGCCCACCCTACGCGGCAATCAGATTGAGGGGGGGCAGTTCAGCATCGGCGTCGGGGGAAGCGCTCAGCCCACCCTGCTGGACAACACCCTGACGGGCGCTGCGGATACAGCGCTGCTTTACCGCACGCAGGCGGGTGGAACCGCTGAAGGAAACACCATTGAGGGCACCCAAACCGGTATCCGGGTCAGCGAGGCGGCAGCACCGACCCTGCGCGGCAACCGGATTCAGGCCAGCCGCGGTGAGGGCCTGAATTACAGCGAGGACGCAGGTGGCAGCGCTGAGAACAACCAGATTGAAGGCAGCGTGGGCAGCGGCATCCTGGTGGCCGGCAACGCTGCGCCGCGTCTGGACAGCAATCAGGTGCGTGGCGGGCGTGGCAGTGGCCTGATCTATCTGGGAAACAGCGGCGGCGAGGCCACCCGTAACGTGCTGGAAGGCAACGCCGAACACGGCGCTGTCATCAAGGGGGAGGCGCGACCTCAACTGATCCAAAATGCGCTGCGCGGCAATGCCGCTTACGGCCTCGTGTTCAAGGAGGCAGCGGGCGGCGGCGGCGAACGCAACCTGTGCGAAGGCAACCGCTCAGGGCCAGCCTTGGTGCAACTCAACCCGCAGGCTTTCGGACCCAGTTTTGGACGGGACGACTGCATGGACGGAGTGCGCTGGCCGCCCCCTGTTCCTCCCCAACCTGCCGCCCCGAAAACACCGTCAAACGGCACCGCTGGTCAGGAGACTCCAGCGCCGTCCGCACCACCCGCCCAGGCGCCTACCCCGCCTGCTGTACCTGTCACTCCAGCGGAGCCTGCTCCAGCTCCAGCTGCGCCAGCATCTACGCCTCCCCTACCCACGTCGCCCGCTGTCCCAGCGACACCCGCCCCTACATCTACGCCCTAA
- a CDS encoding CCA tRNA nucleotidyltransferase — protein sequence MTKLLFAPARELLSLCRTLEGSGCEVYLVGGAVRDGLRGMPSQDHDLLVRHPHLSAPELLTQLRERLAPAPVFEVGAAFKVLKVRWEGEWLDLALPSQQTDGGWQSDPRLPLQGDLARRDFTVNALAWPLCVPAVDAPKLIDPFGGQDDLRAGRLRAVGSALDRLNEDPLRILRAARFAAQGLHPDAELSAAARQLAPRLTKVAPERLWQEWTRLFTAPRSAQGLRWLAEVGAMPLLVPFWPEVDGLEQHSPYHAQTVSDHLLSVVGELDRMGAAPLTKQAGFFHDLGKGRTRTLSAGPHGLCGHFYGHEKVGAELTRQVLDRLRADHRRSRELVTLVRLHMRPGQVQTRAAARRLAAAAGNLLEPLLDLYAADRLAHIGANPEQIAAQQGRIRAATADLPRGFTQHDLALSGHALLELGLSPQQVGQAKRWLTGQVLEGNLPNQSAELLERVKIQLSQTNKACSTLFSNEKAKH from the coding sequence ATGACCAAGCTGCTGTTCGCCCCTGCCCGTGAACTGCTGAGCCTGTGCCGGACGCTAGAGGGCAGTGGCTGCGAGGTCTATCTGGTAGGCGGCGCGGTGCGTGATGGCCTACGTGGTATGCCCAGTCAGGACCATGACCTGCTGGTACGACATCCCCACCTCTCGGCTCCGGAGCTGCTGACACAGCTGCGGGAGCGACTGGCTCCAGCCCCGGTCTTCGAGGTCGGTGCCGCTTTCAAAGTCCTCAAGGTGCGCTGGGAGGGCGAGTGGCTGGACCTGGCCCTGCCAAGCCAGCAAACGGACGGTGGCTGGCAAAGTGACCCCCGCCTGCCGCTCCAGGGCGATCTGGCCCGGCGCGACTTCACCGTCAATGCGCTGGCCTGGCCGCTGTGTGTGCCTGCGGTGGACGCACCGAAGCTGATTGATCCATTTGGCGGACAAGATGATCTGCGGGCCGGGCGACTGCGAGCGGTAGGTTCGGCACTGGACCGGCTGAACGAAGACCCGCTACGGATTCTGCGGGCTGCCCGCTTTGCCGCTCAGGGTCTGCACCCCGACGCCGAGCTGAGTGCCGCGGCGCGTCAGCTGGCCCCCCGGCTGACCAAGGTGGCTCCCGAACGGCTCTGGCAAGAATGGACCCGGCTGTTTACCGCGCCCCGGAGCGCTCAGGGCCTGCGCTGGCTGGCCGAAGTCGGGGCCATGCCCCTGCTGGTTCCCTTCTGGCCGGAAGTGGACGGTCTGGAGCAGCATAGCCCCTACCACGCCCAAACCGTATCCGACCACCTGCTGAGCGTGGTGGGCGAGTTGGACCGCATGGGGGCAGCTCCCTTGACCAAGCAAGCTGGTTTCTTTCATGATCTGGGCAAGGGACGGACCCGCACGCTGAGCGCCGGGCCACACGGCCTATGCGGGCATTTTTACGGACATGAAAAGGTGGGCGCCGAGTTAACCCGGCAGGTCCTGGACCGTCTGCGGGCCGACCACCGCCGCAGCCGGGAGTTGGTCACGCTGGTACGGCTGCATATGCGTCCCGGCCAGGTGCAGACCCGTGCTGCGGCTCGCCGCCTGGCCGCCGCGGCTGGGAACCTGCTGGAGCCGCTGCTGGACCTTTATGCGGCTGACCGTCTGGCCCATATCGGTGCCAACCCAGAGCAGATCGCCGCCCAGCAGGGCCGGATTCGCGCCGCCACTGCCGACTTGCCCAGGGGCTTTACCCAGCATGATCTGGCCCTCAGCGGCCACGCTTTGCTGGAGCTGGGCCTCTCGCCGCAGCAGGTGGGACAAGCCAAACGCTGGCTGACTGGGCAGGTGCTGGAAGGAAACCTGCCCAACCAGTCAGCCGAGCTGCTAGAGCGGGTAAAAATTCAACTTTCCCAAACAAATAAGGCGTGCAGCACTCTCTTTTCAAATGAGAAGGCTAAGCACTAA
- a CDS encoding SDR family oxidoreductase, with the protein MNILVTGATGVLGRSVLNELRSRDIQAQGFGRSDQADLQGDLLNRDSLGGTIQGFNVVVHCATALAAHEDKQMTANLIHALQAEQDAGRLQNLVYVSISGVDQVTAFPYYSAKLHSERLIEGSGLPHTILRATQFFDLADYLLKQLRFGSLQLASPHLRMQPVAPQAVGVRLADLALLPAAGRVLDIAGPERLSLSDMARIAARSSRRRYLLHLPLPIPALRKGRLIPARCESVGCTYREWLAAHGTGPSHYSRKYPLRRV; encoded by the coding sequence ATGAACATCCTTGTTACCGGGGCAACCGGAGTGCTGGGCCGCAGCGTTCTGAACGAGTTGCGCAGTCGGGACATCCAGGCGCAGGGCTTTGGCCGAAGTGATCAGGCCGACTTGCAAGGTGACTTGCTGAACAGGGATAGCTTGGGTGGGACCATCCAGGGGTTTAACGTGGTGGTCCACTGTGCGACAGCTTTGGCCGCTCACGAGGACAAGCAGATGACGGCCAATCTGATTCATGCGCTGCAAGCCGAGCAGGATGCAGGCCGACTTCAGAACTTGGTGTATGTCAGCATTTCAGGCGTCGACCAGGTGACCGCTTTTCCCTACTACAGTGCCAAGTTACACAGTGAGCGGCTGATTGAAGGAAGTGGGCTACCGCATACCATTTTGCGCGCCACACAGTTCTTTGACTTGGCCGACTATCTGCTTAAGCAGTTGCGGTTCGGGTCGTTGCAACTGGCCAGCCCTCACCTCCGGATGCAGCCGGTCGCGCCCCAGGCGGTCGGAGTGCGGCTGGCTGATTTGGCGTTGCTCCCCGCCGCTGGGCGGGTGCTGGACATAGCAGGTCCAGAGCGGCTGTCCCTGAGTGACATGGCCCGGATTGCAGCCCGCAGCAGTCGGCGGCGGTATCTTCTGCATCTGCCGCTGCCGATTCCTGCCCTGCGTAAAGGCAGGCTGATTCCGGCGCGCTGTGAGTCAGTGGGCTGCACTTACAGGGAGTGGCTCGCGGCGCACGGCACAGGCCCCAGCCACTACAGCAGGAAATATCCTCTGCGGCGCGTTTGA